Proteins encoded within one genomic window of Equus przewalskii isolate Varuska chromosome 3, EquPr2, whole genome shotgun sequence:
- the NAT8L gene encoding N-acetylaspartate synthetase has protein sequence MHCGPPDMVCETKIVAAEDHEALPGAKKDALLAAAMWPPLPAAPGPAAAPAAPPPAPGPQPRGGAGGAGQPEGRGVYIREFRPAEQEAARRIFYDGIMERIPNTAFRGLRHHPRTQLLYALLAVLCFALTRSLLLTCLVPAGLLGLRYYYSRKVVLAYLDCALHTDMADIEQYYMKPPGSCFWVAVLDGNVVGIVAARAHEADNTVELLRMSVDSRFRGKGIAKALGRKVLEFALVHNYSAVVLGTTAVKVAAHKLYESLGFRHMGSSDHYVLPGMTLSLAERLFFQVRYHRYRLQLREE, from the exons ATGCATTGTGGGCCTCCCGACATGGTCTGCGAGACGAAGATCGTGGCCGCCGAGGACCATGAGGCGCTGCCGGGGGCCAAGAAGGACGCGTTGCTCGCCGCCGCCATGTGGCCCCCGCTGCCCGCCGCGCCCGGGCCGGCTGCCGCGCCCGCTGCGCCCCCGCCGGCGCCGGGCCCCCAGCCCCGCGGCGGTGCGGGGGGCGCGGGGCAGCCGGAGGGGCGCGGCGTGTACATCCGCGAGTTCCGCCCGGCCGAGCAGGAGGCAGCGCGCCGCATCTTCTACGACGGCATCATGGAGCGCATCCCCAATACGGCCTTCCGCGGCCTGCGGCATCACCCGCGCACGCAACTGCTCTACGCCCTGCTGGCCG TGCTCTGCTTTGCCCTGACCCGCTCACTGCTGCTGACGTGCCTGGTGCCGGCCGGGCTGCTGGGCCTGCGCTATTACTACAGCCGGAAGGTGGTCCTTGCCTACCTAGACTGCGCACTGCACACGGACATGGCTGACATCGAGCAGTACTACATGAAGCCCCCAG GCTCCTGCTTCTGGGTAGCTGTGCTGGACGGCAATGTTGTGGGCATCGTGGCGGCGCGGGCCCACGAGGCGGACAACACGGTGGAGCTGCTGCGTATGTCTGTGGACTCACGCTTCCGTGGCAAGGGCATCGCCAAAGCGCTGGGCCGCAAGGTGCTGGAGTTCGCTCTGGTGCACAACTACTCCGCGGTGGTTTTGGGCACGACGGCCGTCAAGGTGGCCGCCCACAAGCTCTACGAGTCTCTGGGCTTCAGACACATGGGCTCGAGTGACCACTACGTGCTGCCCGGCATGACCCTCTCGCTGGCCGAGCGCCTCTTCTTCCAGGTCCGCTACCACCGCTACCGCCTGCAGCTGCGTGAGGAGTGA